From a region of the Paenibacillus segetis genome:
- a CDS encoding ABC transporter substrate-binding protein, whose product MKLRAIALMITVLFAAVSLVSCSNSPTKEKIEITLMHGWGGSSPNHVNMRKIYKDFERANPDIKLTFDSSPDLAVVIDKANDKLAADKMPDIISTNGASQFLSNAIIRGKALNLKPYIDADEEFKRSIHPSIFKVWMTDNEIYTLPDALEIAGYWYNEDILQQAGVTEDSTSNSAVKLPLSWDEFWSACDKVKQWSLNRGQTIKPLMMENEQNMIFLGARIAGENINGTEFMSSSATNFNTDEFRRAIEDLRKANTYGDQPISRNDALQMFKDSEIAFFLSGVWDSDELNQSSNHDHINYAAFPAYDNKTVSYVSPSSGYVIGNTGDPQKIEACVRFLKYMLSDKVQKRLVVETKQAPSNPNVDYDWIKEAAPMLGMALGVANHADIQIRTLDSLSDEKAIDTLKNNLKRVINGSLSPSELSEMLSH is encoded by the coding sequence ATGAAATTGCGTGCCATAGCTCTGATGATCACAGTATTATTCGCTGCGGTAAGTCTAGTATCATGCTCTAATTCACCTACCAAAGAGAAAATTGAAATAACCTTAATGCACGGATGGGGTGGTTCGTCACCAAATCATGTCAATATGAGAAAAATATATAAAGATTTTGAACGGGCTAATCCAGATATTAAGCTAACCTTTGATTCCTCTCCTGATCTTGCGGTTGTAATCGACAAAGCCAATGATAAATTAGCTGCGGACAAGATGCCGGATATCATTTCGACGAATGGAGCAAGTCAGTTTTTGTCCAACGCGATTATTAGGGGCAAAGCGCTGAATTTGAAGCCGTATATTGATGCTGATGAAGAGTTTAAAAGAAGTATACACCCATCCATATTTAAAGTTTGGATGACAGATAATGAGATATATACACTGCCTGACGCATTAGAAATCGCAGGGTATTGGTACAACGAGGATATTTTACAACAAGCAGGGGTAACGGAAGATTCCACATCGAACTCGGCTGTGAAGTTACCATTGTCTTGGGACGAATTTTGGAGCGCTTGTGACAAAGTGAAACAATGGTCGTTAAATCGTGGTCAAACGATAAAGCCATTGATGATGGAGAATGAACAAAATATGATTTTTTTAGGTGCAAGAATTGCTGGTGAAAATATCAACGGTACAGAATTTATGAGTAGCTCAGCTACGAATTTCAATACGGATGAGTTTAGAAGGGCTATTGAGGATTTACGTAAAGCTAATACTTATGGTGATCAACCGATCAGCAGAAATGATGCATTGCAAATGTTTAAAGATTCAGAAATTGCCTTTTTCCTCAGCGGAGTGTGGGATAGCGATGAACTCAATCAATCATCCAACCACGATCATATTAATTATGCTGCATTTCCGGCTTATGATAACAAAACGGTCTCTTATGTATCCCCTTCATCGGGTTATGTCATTGGAAATACAGGTGATCCGCAAAAAATTGAAGCCTGCGTCAGGTTTTTGAAGTATATGCTTAGCGATAAGGTGCAAAAAAGGTTGGTTGTGGAAACCAAACAAGCCCCATCGAATCCTAATGTAGACTATGATTGGATTAAAGAGGCAGCACCAATGCTCGGAATGGCACTCGGAGTAGCAAACCATGCGGATATTCAAATTAGAACGCTAGATTCGCTCAGCGATGAGAAGGCTATTGATACGCTGAAGAATAATCTGAAACGAGTGATAAACGGCTCTTTATCGCCGTCAGAATTATCGGAAATGTTAAGTCACTAA
- a CDS encoding sensor histidine kinase, with protein sequence MNDISKKRTFRSKIILFDITTTLIPIILCAIILGILMFTLLTGYIRNDIVFFIKETNNNFQNKTVLVEDTLLRIRNNKSISDYLTDIKDRSTSDVDYTEVETQFRQSVDLYSDKNTAKRDSPFLDKIYLYDHDGNAFKAFYNPPLQTLQLEYDKNYDMIYQDFLRSKEDVKFVVDGENINLLFTVYSDSMQNIGTLIFVINMSNVNEIMQQVDHYDHSFWYMFDGDGNTIVAHNADMITTEDKHQIINTYKQDAYEHKIENTNYLIYTERMNMDFNCAIGIPSNHLFTLLFNSIKSYVYIFSAIILLVLVFTVIFIRKLTKPLDEVASSIRLVGKGKFDIKMPEFTSREFAYISEVFNSMTDRINYLIKDVYEKQLIIKESELKFLQTQVNPHFMFNVLNTIALKAKMDNNDDVSKMISSFAGLIQASIYRTDKEKVPIKQELIYLEFYLYLQSYRFGDKLNYKIKYDDERLLELYVPKLAIQFIVENAVTHGIEPKFENGFVEVNIYAKNNCLFIEVKDDGVGFDSLEGRVELPLKTTNNKTDHNHVGLNNTYKIIQYFYGNDYGIDIYTKKNEGTIVTIQIPFDNGSNAEDDQHV encoded by the coding sequence ATGAACGATATAAGTAAAAAGCGAACGTTCCGTTCCAAAATTATTCTCTTTGATATTACCACTACATTAATCCCAATTATCTTATGTGCGATCATCTTAGGCATTCTCATGTTCACTCTGTTAACCGGTTACATTCGTAATGATATCGTATTCTTTATCAAAGAAACCAACAACAATTTCCAGAACAAGACCGTGCTAGTTGAGGATACGTTACTACGAATTAGAAACAACAAGAGTATATCGGACTATTTAACCGATATCAAAGACCGTTCTACAAGCGATGTCGATTATACCGAAGTCGAAACACAGTTTAGACAATCTGTTGATCTCTATTCCGATAAAAATACGGCCAAGCGAGACAGTCCTTTCCTAGATAAAATTTATCTGTACGATCATGACGGCAATGCCTTCAAAGCTTTTTATAATCCCCCACTCCAGACCTTGCAATTAGAATATGACAAGAATTACGACATGATTTATCAAGATTTTCTCCGAAGTAAAGAGGATGTGAAATTTGTTGTAGATGGCGAGAACATCAATTTGCTGTTCACTGTATATTCTGACTCCATGCAGAACATAGGCACCCTCATATTCGTAATCAACATGAGCAACGTCAACGAAATTATGCAACAGGTCGATCATTACGATCATTCCTTTTGGTATATGTTTGATGGGGATGGAAATACAATTGTAGCTCACAATGCTGACATGATCACTACGGAAGATAAGCATCAAATTATAAATACATACAAACAGGATGCATATGAGCACAAGATTGAGAATACCAATTACCTAATTTACACGGAACGTATGAACATGGATTTCAATTGTGCCATAGGTATTCCCAGTAATCATTTATTCACATTATTGTTTAATTCCATCAAATCTTATGTGTATATTTTCTCAGCTATCATCTTATTGGTCCTTGTATTCACCGTAATTTTCATCCGAAAATTAACCAAGCCTTTGGATGAAGTTGCCTCTAGTATCAGGCTGGTAGGGAAAGGCAAGTTTGATATTAAAATGCCTGAATTCACCAGCCGTGAGTTCGCTTATATCAGTGAGGTGTTCAACTCAATGACGGACAGGATTAATTATTTGATCAAAGATGTCTATGAGAAGCAGTTAATTATCAAAGAATCTGAGCTTAAATTTCTCCAAACTCAAGTGAATCCTCATTTTATGTTTAATGTGCTTAATACGATTGCCCTCAAGGCCAAGATGGATAACAATGACGACGTGAGCAAAATGATCAGTTCATTTGCTGGATTAATTCAAGCAAGTATTTACCGTACCGATAAGGAAAAAGTACCGATTAAGCAGGAATTAATCTACTTGGAGTTTTATCTTTATTTGCAAAGCTACCGATTCGGGGATAAGCTGAACTATAAAATTAAGTATGATGACGAAAGACTACTTGAACTTTATGTTCCGAAACTAGCGATACAATTTATTGTTGAGAACGCTGTCACCCATGGGATCGAGCCGAAGTTCGAAAATGGATTTGTAGAAGTGAATATTTATGCAAAAAATAATTGTCTGTTTATCGAAGTCAAAGATGACGGAGTTGGCTTCGATAGCTTGGAGGGACGAGTGGAACTCCCCCTAAAAACGACAAATAACAAGACAGATCATAATCATGTAGGGCTTAATAATACCTATAAAATCATTCAATATTTTTATGGAAACGATTATGGGATTGACATTTATACCAAGAAAAATGAGGGTACCATCGTAACGATTCAAATTCCATTTGATAACGGCAGCAATGCGGAGGATGATCAACATGTATAA
- a CDS encoding response regulator has protein sequence MYKVMIADDEPMVRKGLIHLINWQELDCELAYVAEDGKELIDNIDRYDPDIIICDIKMPRVDGIEVARYIWEHDLRAKVTLLTAYADFQYAQSAIQYGVVQYVTKTGALDGIIDAIEKSKDLIKRARLESNHHHLDKDLMKLNIMKSIIDSSLYNIDEIKKNAIEYDISLQKFLALAVKLETDQNDDHLKSQMHTSLSNIFTMALSDSGFESYTIPMAKDMFCIIINSLHQNYKEKIQTICSDIVDTVHSFMNESVYIGISEPAEGPYHLNATYQQATSALSRRFLDEQIKIYPYTSITQVNNTYSAQIEMLIEQISLEIQKGMADTATEYLEQLFSFQKTNQLSEIDIKNVGILIENKCRKFVAAHHTTLSTIYDYQSDAGTDISDSVFFSQYSDVLTQIVLATCEFMLTVSKGRNNIIIDALHYIDNHFKQDITLNDIANHINVNSSYLSRLFKEKTGDTIINTINHKKIERAKDSLRNTDKKIYEIAEEIGIDDTSYFSHFFKKYTGVSPKQYKGSYNKEMSPE, from the coding sequence ATGTATAAAGTGATGATCGCAGACGATGAACCGATGGTTCGTAAAGGTCTTATTCATCTCATTAATTGGCAAGAACTAGACTGCGAATTAGCTTATGTAGCTGAGGATGGTAAAGAACTGATCGATAATATTGATCGTTACGATCCCGATATTATTATTTGCGATATCAAAATGCCCAGGGTAGATGGCATCGAAGTGGCTCGCTACATTTGGGAGCATGACCTCCGGGCAAAGGTTACTCTTCTCACGGCCTATGCAGATTTTCAGTATGCGCAATCTGCGATTCAATATGGCGTTGTTCAATATGTAACAAAAACGGGTGCGCTTGATGGAATTATCGATGCCATTGAGAAATCGAAAGACCTAATTAAACGTGCACGGCTCGAAAGTAATCACCATCATCTCGACAAAGACCTCATGAAACTGAATATTATGAAATCAATTATTGATAGCTCGCTGTATAATATCGATGAGATCAAGAAAAATGCGATCGAATATGACATCAGCCTACAGAAATTTCTTGCACTTGCTGTGAAACTTGAGACCGATCAAAATGATGATCACCTTAAAAGTCAGATGCATACTAGTCTTTCTAACATCTTCACCATGGCGCTTAGTGATAGTGGATTCGAATCCTATACCATTCCTATGGCTAAAGATATGTTCTGTATTATTATCAATTCATTACATCAGAACTACAAAGAGAAGATTCAAACGATTTGCTCAGATATCGTTGATACGGTACATAGCTTTATGAACGAGAGTGTCTACATTGGGATCAGCGAGCCTGCCGAAGGCCCGTATCATCTCAACGCCACTTATCAACAAGCTACCTCAGCATTGTCTAGGCGTTTTTTAGATGAGCAAATAAAAATCTATCCTTACACATCTATCACTCAAGTAAATAACACTTATTCTGCGCAAATCGAAATGCTCATCGAACAGATTAGTTTAGAAATACAAAAGGGCATGGCGGATACGGCTACCGAATATCTTGAGCAATTATTCTCGTTCCAGAAAACAAACCAGCTATCTGAGATCGATATAAAAAATGTAGGCATTCTCATTGAAAATAAATGCAGAAAGTTTGTTGCTGCGCATCATACTACGCTATCTACGATCTATGATTATCAAAGTGATGCGGGAACCGACATTAGTGACAGTGTGTTTTTTAGCCAATATTCTGATGTATTAACTCAAATCGTACTTGCTACTTGCGAGTTTATGCTTACGGTATCAAAAGGGAGAAACAACATTATCATTGACGCATTGCACTATATCGATAACCATTTCAAACAGGATATTACCCTTAATGACATAGCCAACCACATCAATGTAAACAGCAGTTATCTCAGCCGGTTATTCAAAGAGAAAACCGGGGATACGATCATCAATACGATTAACCATAAAAAGATTGAAAGAGCTAAAGATTCTTTAAGAAATACCGACAAAAAGATATATGAAATTGCTGAAGAGATTGGGATAGATGACACCAGCTACTTTTCTCATTTTTTCAAAAAATATACCGGCGTCTCTCCTAAACAATATAAAGGTTCGTACAATAAGGAGATGTCCCCAGAATAG
- the ybaK gene encoding Cys-tRNA(Pro) deacylase, whose translation MQVTKTNALRMLDAKKIQYEVLSYDNEDGMIHGTAVAEKIGREPECVFKTLVAHSGPNLYVFVIPVAEELDLKKAAKAAGEKKIEMLPMKDLQKWTGYIRGGCSPVGMKKLYPTFIDSSAEQQKKMAVSAGKIGMQMELEPTLLADTVEAKFIDLIKE comes from the coding sequence ATGCAAGTTACAAAAACAAATGCGCTGCGAATGCTTGATGCGAAGAAGATACAGTATGAAGTTCTTTCCTACGATAATGAGGATGGAATGATTCATGGAACAGCTGTAGCTGAGAAGATTGGCAGAGAACCAGAATGTGTTTTTAAGACACTGGTAGCACATAGCGGGCCTAACCTATATGTGTTTGTGATCCCTGTTGCAGAAGAACTCGATCTCAAGAAGGCAGCCAAAGCTGCTGGAGAGAAGAAGATCGAAATGCTGCCTATGAAGGATTTGCAGAAATGGACAGGCTACATTCGCGGAGGATGTTCTCCGGTTGGAATGAAGAAACTTTATCCAACTTTTATAGACAGTAGTGCAGAACAACAGAAGAAGATGGCTGTTAGTGCCGGGAAAATTGGCATGCAGATGGAGCTTGAACCAACACTTCTTGCAGATACTGTTGAAGCGAAGTTTATTGATTTGATTAAAGAATAG
- the kduI gene encoding 5-dehydro-4-deoxy-D-glucuronate isomerase, protein MERRYASHPNEVKKFDTERLREEFHIPTIFAPDELKLVLTHEDRMIVGGAQPVTKEVVLTTDLKELGVSYFLERRELGIINVGGKGIVVVDGTEYEIDTKECLYVGQGSKDVVFKSVDAAKPAKFYLNSAPAHQSYPTTKTTLAESESGALGDITNSNERTIHRLIHTNGVQSAQLVMGMTQLKPGNMWNTMPAHTHPRRMEAYMYFDLPDDSVVIHLMGEPSETRHIVMRNEQAVISPSWSIHSGVGTSNYTFIWSMAGDNKRYDDMDPVSIKDLQ, encoded by the coding sequence ATGGAAAGACGTTATGCTTCTCACCCGAATGAAGTTAAGAAGTTTGATACCGAGCGGCTCCGCGAGGAATTTCACATCCCAACTATTTTTGCTCCCGATGAGCTGAAGCTCGTACTTACACATGAGGATCGCATGATTGTTGGCGGCGCACAGCCCGTGACTAAAGAAGTTGTTCTTACAACAGATTTGAAGGAACTTGGTGTTTCCTACTTTTTAGAGCGTCGTGAACTGGGAATCATTAATGTAGGTGGTAAAGGTATCGTGGTTGTTGATGGAACAGAATATGAAATCGATACAAAGGAATGCCTCTATGTAGGTCAAGGCTCCAAAGATGTCGTATTCAAAAGCGTTGATGCTGCAAAGCCTGCTAAATTCTATCTGAACTCGGCACCTGCACACCAATCTTACCCAACTACCAAAACAACACTGGCTGAGTCGGAATCCGGAGCGCTAGGTGATATCACGAACTCAAATGAACGTACGATTCATCGTCTTATTCATACAAACGGAGTGCAAAGTGCTCAACTCGTGATGGGTATGACCCAACTAAAACCAGGAAACATGTGGAACACAATGCCTGCACATACACATCCAAGACGTATGGAGGCTTATATGTACTTCGATCTTCCGGATGATTCCGTAGTCATTCATCTCATGGGCGAACCAAGCGAAACACGCCATATCGTTATGCGTAACGAACAAGCCGTGATCTCCCCAAGCTGGTCGATTCACAGCGGCGTTGGAACAAGCAATTATACATTTATCTGGAGCATGGCCGGAGATAATAAAAGATATGATGATATGGACCCTGTATCCATAAAAGATTTACAATAG
- a CDS encoding DeoR/GlpR family DNA-binding transcription regulator, translating into MNPIRRYEMIMEVLLNKKDVTVNELSERLQVTGKTIREDLSKLEEQGLIVRVHGGAVLAHSDQFGILPTKKPLDKYSEEKTEIALRALAHIEVDDIVALDGGSTTLEIARRLDNIPLTVVTNDVYIISELVPKDNIRLVVPGGYRVRNMLAGPEAVSYVQKLNIKKAFLSATAVHIENGLSIYTGDLIEFKQALVSTSREVYAVVDHHKFGHTALRTFATLHEVNAIITNKGLSPEIAEQFRSAGITIEC; encoded by the coding sequence ATGAATCCGATACGACGATACGAGATGATTATGGAAGTTCTGCTGAACAAAAAAGATGTAACGGTGAACGAGCTAAGTGAAAGGCTCCAGGTGACAGGGAAAACGATACGCGAGGATTTAAGCAAGCTGGAGGAGCAGGGTTTGATCGTACGTGTGCATGGCGGAGCTGTACTTGCACATAGTGATCAATTCGGAATTTTACCTACCAAGAAGCCACTCGATAAGTATTCCGAGGAAAAAACGGAGATTGCGCTCCGTGCACTTGCACACATTGAAGTGGATGATATCGTCGCTCTCGACGGCGGAAGCACTACACTAGAAATCGCTCGTCGGCTGGACAACATTCCTCTAACCGTAGTCACCAATGATGTCTACATCATTAGCGAACTCGTTCCAAAAGATAACATTCGTCTTGTCGTACCCGGTGGTTACCGTGTCCGCAACATGCTGGCCGGACCTGAAGCCGTCTCTTACGTGCAAAAACTTAATATTAAAAAAGCATTTCTATCGGCTACGGCCGTTCATATCGAGAATGGACTTTCCATTTATACAGGAGATTTAATTGAATTCAAACAGGCCCTTGTGTCCACATCCCGTGAGGTGTACGCCGTTGTGGATCATCATAAATTTGGACACACCGCGCTCCGTACCTTTGCTACTCTCCATGAGGTTAACGCAATTATTACGAACAAAGGCCTGTCACCCGAAATAGCTGAGCAGTTCCGCAGTGCAGGTATAACGATCGAATGCTAA
- the kduD gene encoding 2-dehydro-3-deoxy-D-gluconate 5-dehydrogenase KduD, which translates to MSSLFSLAGKTALVTGAASGLGQGIALAFAEAGADIVSASLTSSHDTVKAAEALGVKAHGIEADLGDHSTLQATFDEALKLTGHIDILVNNAGIIRRTPAKDHSEKDWFDVINLNLNTVFLMSQIAGRHFIERGSGKIINICSMLSYQGGINVPGYTASKHGVAGLTKAFANEWAGSGININAIAPGYMATDNTAPIRADENRSNAILERIPAARWGTPEDVKGPAVFLASAASDYLNGHVLAVDGGWLAR; encoded by the coding sequence ATGTCATCATTATTCAGTTTAGCAGGAAAAACAGCACTCGTAACCGGAGCTGCTAGCGGACTCGGACAAGGTATTGCTTTGGCATTTGCTGAAGCAGGTGCAGATATCGTATCTGCCTCCCTTACTTCAAGCCATGATACGGTAAAAGCTGCTGAGGCTTTGGGCGTAAAAGCACATGGAATTGAAGCTGACCTTGGAGATCACAGCACCCTTCAAGCAACTTTTGATGAAGCTCTAAAACTTACAGGCCATATCGATATTCTCGTAAATAACGCCGGTATCATTCGTCGTACTCCAGCGAAAGATCATAGCGAAAAAGACTGGTTCGATGTGATCAACCTGAACCTGAACACCGTGTTCTTAATGTCGCAAATCGCTGGCCGTCACTTTATCGAAAGAGGATCCGGCAAAATCATTAACATCTGCTCTATGCTTTCCTATCAAGGTGGTATCAATGTACCAGGATATACTGCTAGTAAGCACGGCGTAGCTGGATTAACCAAAGCATTCGCGAACGAATGGGCTGGTTCCGGGATTAACATTAACGCTATCGCTCCTGGTTACATGGCAACCGACAATACGGCTCCAATTCGTGCTGATGAGAACCGTTCTAATGCTATTCTTGAGCGTATCCCTGCTGCACGTTGGGGTACTCCTGAAGATGTTAAAGGTCCTGCTGTCTTCTTAGCTTCCGCGGCTTCCGACTACCTGAATGGTCATGTATTGGCTGTTGACGGTGGATGGTTGGCTAGATAA
- a CDS encoding DEAD/DEAH box helicase encodes MRLPVTQGVMKLFEDRKQRPIGTRSLFETRALLDVQFIISPFPYGYHKYMFGIEMKVGSKRMYIVQRIREFLNQMERGEPYTFSRHFTYDPEIHCFQKNDNDVLKALIEVYHHEIMYRETFSTYSGLSNNISGDRMLLIPPHLWDSVCPLLVSAPSVQLVQDDMTFDTISISDEPIPLHFEFDQAMDDGYQLDVQGLNQMNIMESYGIVISQGKLLKLPEQQCKRLSELKQLLERTDNSQIEISPEQIEPFMEKVIPGLLKLGQVKIANSISDKVVRTPLKAKLYLDRVRDRLLAGLEFHYGDLVINPLEEHATKRSNNVILMRDGDQEGRILELMEQSSFARTESGYFMNDEDGEYDFLYHIVPQLEKLLDVYATTAVKVKLLTGLTPPKVTVDVDERTDWLELRFEMDGIPETEIRKLLQSLQDKNKYYRLPNGALLPLESSEFQEIIALINEMGFQKRDLTGPILRLPAIRGLHLMDSQHKRDAIKLSKAFRQLLDNMRFPDNMDFPVPNSLINVLRDYQKYGFQWLKTLAHYRFGGILADDMGLGKTLQSIAFLASVLPEIRNQKLPALIICPASLMYNWLNELRKFAPDIVTVIADGSRSEREKTLNLISGVDVIITSYPLLRRDIKFIASLSFHTLILDEAQAFKNYTTQTAQAVKVIQARYRFALTGTPIENKLEEIWSIFDAVFPDLFASRKAFNDLPQDLIAKRIAPFLLRRLKTDVLKELPEKIESQQTSQLLPEQKKLYIAYLAKLQQETLKHLDEQDFQKNRIKILAGLTRLRQLCCHPALFVDDYAGSSAKFEQLMEIIDECRNAGKRVLIFSQFTEMLSLIRKDLGIQGVPLFYLDGNTPASERVELCNRFNEGERELFLASLKAGGTGLNLTGADTVILYDLWWNPAVEQQAADRAHRIGQRNVVQVIRLITQDTVEEKMYELQQRKKDLIDEIIQPGHESLSTLTEEDIREILML; translated from the coding sequence ATGAGACTACCGGTAACCCAAGGGGTTATGAAGTTGTTCGAAGATAGGAAGCAACGTCCAATCGGTACCCGCTCTCTTTTCGAGACAAGAGCACTCCTGGATGTTCAGTTTATTATTTCGCCATTTCCCTACGGATATCATAAATATATGTTTGGCATTGAGATGAAGGTCGGATCAAAACGCATGTATATCGTACAGCGAATACGAGAATTTCTTAATCAAATGGAGCGAGGAGAGCCGTATACGTTCTCCAGACATTTTACCTATGATCCGGAAATACACTGTTTTCAAAAAAATGATAATGACGTGCTTAAAGCATTAATAGAGGTTTATCACCATGAAATCATGTATCGCGAAACGTTTAGTACCTATTCTGGGCTTAGCAACAATATAAGTGGCGATCGGATGCTGCTCATCCCTCCACATCTTTGGGACTCCGTCTGTCCCTTACTTGTAAGTGCCCCCTCGGTGCAACTTGTTCAGGATGACATGACATTCGACACGATCTCGATATCCGATGAACCCATCCCACTACACTTCGAATTTGATCAAGCAATGGATGATGGTTACCAATTGGACGTTCAAGGACTGAATCAAATGAACATTATGGAGTCCTATGGAATCGTTATTTCACAAGGGAAATTGCTGAAGCTGCCAGAGCAACAGTGTAAGCGACTCTCCGAGCTCAAGCAACTGCTTGAGCGTACAGATAACTCTCAAATCGAGATTTCGCCAGAGCAAATAGAGCCTTTTATGGAAAAAGTCATCCCTGGACTATTGAAGCTTGGTCAAGTCAAAATTGCTAATTCGATATCTGACAAAGTCGTACGAACTCCACTAAAAGCTAAGCTTTATTTGGACCGCGTAAGAGATCGTTTGCTTGCCGGACTGGAATTCCATTATGGAGACCTCGTCATCAATCCATTAGAAGAACATGCCACAAAACGCTCCAACAACGTCATTCTCATGCGAGATGGAGATCAGGAGGGACGAATTCTTGAGCTCATGGAGCAAAGCTCTTTTGCCCGCACAGAAAGTGGTTACTTCATGAACGATGAGGACGGAGAATATGATTTCCTATACCATATCGTTCCACAACTTGAGAAGTTATTGGATGTATACGCTACTACAGCTGTAAAAGTAAAACTACTCACCGGACTTACTCCACCTAAAGTAACAGTAGATGTGGACGAACGAACCGATTGGCTGGAGCTACGCTTTGAAATGGACGGTATTCCAGAGACAGAAATTCGTAAGTTGCTTCAATCTCTTCAAGATAAGAATAAATACTATCGTCTCCCGAACGGGGCATTATTACCGCTAGAGAGTTCAGAGTTTCAAGAGATTATCGCCTTAATCAATGAAATGGGATTCCAGAAACGAGATCTGACAGGACCTATTCTCCGTCTTCCTGCAATACGTGGACTTCATTTGATGGACTCTCAGCATAAACGAGATGCGATTAAGCTTAGTAAGGCGTTCCGTCAATTACTCGACAATATGAGATTTCCAGACAATATGGATTTCCCTGTTCCAAATTCTCTGATAAATGTCTTACGAGACTATCAGAAATATGGATTCCAATGGCTAAAGACACTTGCCCATTATCGTTTTGGAGGCATTCTGGCAGACGATATGGGACTTGGCAAGACACTGCAAAGCATCGCCTTTCTCGCCTCTGTACTACCAGAGATTAGAAATCAAAAATTGCCGGCATTAATCATTTGCCCAGCTTCTCTGATGTATAACTGGCTTAATGAGCTTAGAAAATTTGCACCGGATATTGTGACTGTTATTGCCGATGGCAGCCGTAGCGAACGAGAAAAGACACTGAACCTTATCTCCGGTGTAGACGTCATTATTACTTCCTACCCGCTACTACGCAGAGATATCAAATTCATTGCTAGCTTAAGTTTCCATACGCTTATTTTGGATGAAGCACAAGCCTTTAAGAACTACACCACTCAGACTGCGCAGGCAGTAAAAGTGATCCAAGCACGTTATCGATTTGCACTTACCGGAACTCCTATAGAGAACAAACTAGAAGAGATATGGTCGATCTTTGACGCCGTATTCCCTGATTTATTTGCTAGCAGAAAAGCCTTTAACGACCTACCACAGGATCTTATAGCCAAGCGAATTGCTCCATTCCTGCTACGCCGATTGAAGACTGACGTGTTAAAGGAACTACCTGAGAAGATTGAATCGCAACAAACATCCCAGCTGCTACCAGAGCAGAAAAAGCTATATATCGCTTATTTGGCAAAGCTACAGCAGGAAACTTTAAAGCATCTGGATGAACAGGATTTCCAGAAGAATCGTATCAAAATCCTAGCCGGATTAACTCGGCTTCGCCAGCTTTGTTGTCATCCGGCTCTATTTGTGGATGACTATGCAGGCAGCTCAGCCAAATTTGAACAGCTAATGGAGATCATCGATGAATGCCGGAATGCTGGTAAAAGAGTGCTCATCTTCTCTCAATTTACAGAAATGCTGAGTCTAATCCGTAAAGACCTAGGAATTCAAGGTGTGCCCTTATTCTATCTGGATGGTAATACCCCTGCCTCTGAGCGCGTCGAGCTATGCAACAGGTTCAATGAAGGAGAGCGCGAGTTGTTCCTCGCTTCATTAAAAGCTGGTGGTACTGGACTTAACTTGACCGGAGCAGATACCGTAATCCTGTATGATCTTTGGTGGAACCCCGCCGTGGAACAACAGGCTGCCGATCGTGCACATCGGATCGGACAGAGGAATGTAGTTCAAGTCATCCGCCTTATCACTCAAGATACGGTTGAGGAGAAAATGTACGAACTTCAGCAGAGAAAAAAAGACCTCATTGATGAGATCATTCAACCAGGTCATGAATCCTTATCGACGCTAACAGAGGAAGATATTCGTGAAATTTTGATGCTATAG